The proteins below are encoded in one region of Deltaproteobacteria bacterium:
- a CDS encoding DUF4350 domain-containing protein, producing the protein MRAHRERGAAAGAGGRLRGSLAGLGLLRVRASGAAGGGVHAAVSALESAPGRRGVTRPSRRAGWIGLAGAVAAAVTLFFSSCEKRSIEVPRGYKGEASRNPYLAAQRLLERLGTPVSSFRELPIALDLDPREATLILPTPRRSLGRARARELMRWVEDGGHLIVVSWQLFDDENRFPDLVLDPLGVRQYLNESDEPEPEAPEPGEPEPPDEPAPGVTKASATQAEAEEDEPELARAVFPDRAAPLEVEFDPEYRIELDAEAEDARVSEIGDANGVHLVTVRAGRGVVTALTDDYFLTQPVIADWDHAELVYRLTHFAGRSGPVWIVFGDEFPGALALVWRHGWMVVASAALVLALWLWSASRRFGPIEPDPPGERRELMEHVRAAGRFQLRSGAARGLLAATRDALLERLHERHPSLATLSPAAQAEHLAGLSGLPRESVARALAFGSEADSSRFVQDVAILEKIRRSL; encoded by the coding sequence GTGCGAGCGCATCGCGAGCGAGGCGCTGCCGCCGGCGCTGGCGGGCGACTTCGCGGATCTCTCGCGGGCCTGGGTCTTCTGCGCGTACGCGCATCGGGCGCTGCCGGCGGCGGAGTTCACGCAGCTGTGTCGGCGCTGGAGTCCGCACCTGGGAGGCGCGGCGTGACTCGTCCGTCCAGGCGCGCCGGCTGGATCGGCCTCGCCGGCGCGGTCGCCGCGGCGGTCACTCTCTTCTTCTCGTCGTGCGAGAAGCGCTCGATCGAGGTCCCGCGCGGGTACAAGGGCGAGGCGTCGCGAAATCCCTATCTCGCTGCGCAGCGCCTGCTCGAGCGGCTCGGCACCCCCGTCTCGAGCTTCCGCGAGCTACCGATCGCACTCGACCTCGATCCGCGCGAGGCCACGCTGATTCTTCCCACGCCGCGCCGCTCGCTCGGCCGCGCGCGAGCTCGAGAGCTGATGCGCTGGGTCGAGGACGGCGGCCACCTGATCGTCGTGAGCTGGCAGCTCTTCGACGACGAGAACCGCTTCCCGGACCTCGTGCTCGACCCGCTCGGCGTGCGCCAGTACCTGAACGAATCCGACGAGCCCGAGCCCGAAGCGCCCGAGCCCGGCGAGCCGGAGCCGCCCGACGAGCCCGCGCCGGGCGTCACGAAGGCGAGCGCGACGCAGGCCGAGGCCGAGGAAGACGAGCCCGAGCTCGCGCGCGCGGTCTTCCCGGATCGCGCGGCGCCGCTCGAGGTCGAGTTCGATCCCGAGTACCGGATCGAGCTCGACGCGGAGGCGGAGGATGCGCGGGTCTCCGAGATCGGCGATGCGAACGGCGTCCACCTGGTCACGGTGCGAGCGGGTCGCGGAGTCGTGACCGCGCTGACCGACGACTACTTCCTGACTCAGCCCGTGATCGCGGACTGGGACCACGCCGAGCTCGTGTACCGCCTGACTCACTTCGCCGGTCGCAGCGGCCCGGTGTGGATCGTCTTCGGGGACGAGTTCCCGGGCGCACTCGCGCTGGTCTGGCGCCACGGCTGGATGGTCGTCGCGAGCGCCGCGCTCGTGCTCGCACTCTGGCTCTGGTCGGCGTCGCGGCGCTTCGGTCCGATCGAGCCGGACCCGCCCGGCGAGCGGCGCGAGCTGATGGAGCACGTGCGCGCCGCGGGCCGGTTCCAGCTGCGCAGCGGCGCGGCGCGCGGGCTGCTCGCCGCCACGCGCGACGCGCTTCTGGAGCGGTTGCACGAGCGTCACCCGAGCCTCGCGACGCTCTCGCCCGCCGCGCAGGCCGAGCACCTCGCCGGGCTTTCCGGGCTGCCGCGCGAGAGCGTCGCGCGCGCGCTCGCCTTCGGATCCGAGGCGGATTCATCCCGCTTCGTGCAAGACGTCGCCATCCTCGAGAAGATCAGGAGATCGCTATGA
- a CDS encoding DUF4129 domain-containing protein yields the protein MQTDRISVAVRPRAGYEAVDLGFRFARAVFWPLFPAHALVVGAISLALYIAMPGQLWLASVVVWWLKPLYDRVALAVLADALFGPVPTLLETLAGVPRLITRTGLAHSLTWLRLSPLRTFTQPVLQLEGLRGGERARRASVLIGRESQAAFGLLFACGIFELVIIAAGLQLAATFRPEGDFARFWIELAGAEAPTVTFLEALLYPLAISAIEPLFVAGGFALYVNRRIWLEGWDIELAFRKLEQRAAEEPPRASRGGAISLGVLVATLLLPLGAAAQPEAEEPTSCEAPGPEGAGACIDAVLAAEEFATIERVEIWLPKASESSADGEPGWLARLGLWLGSVAAGVLRVGAWLAIALLVGALAIAILRSLRRSGRAGADEAERPREPRFARDLRPESLPADVVAAARARFESGDTRGALSLLYRGALIHLVRGRGLRIPESATEGECERIASEALPPALAGDFADLSRAWVFCAYAHRALPAAEFTQLCRRWSPHLGGAA from the coding sequence GTGCAGACTGACCGGATTTCCGTCGCCGTACGGCCTCGCGCGGGCTACGAGGCGGTCGACCTCGGCTTCCGCTTCGCGCGCGCGGTGTTCTGGCCGCTTTTCCCCGCGCATGCGCTCGTGGTCGGCGCGATCTCGCTCGCGCTGTACATCGCAATGCCCGGGCAGCTCTGGCTCGCGAGCGTGGTCGTCTGGTGGCTGAAGCCCCTGTACGACCGCGTCGCGCTCGCGGTGCTCGCAGACGCGCTCTTCGGCCCCGTGCCCACGCTTCTCGAGACACTCGCGGGCGTGCCGAGACTGATCACGAGAACGGGGCTCGCACACTCACTCACCTGGCTGCGGCTCTCGCCGTTGCGCACGTTCACGCAGCCGGTGCTGCAGCTCGAGGGGCTGCGCGGCGGCGAGCGCGCGCGCCGCGCGAGCGTGCTGATCGGACGCGAGTCGCAAGCCGCGTTCGGGCTGCTCTTCGCGTGCGGGATCTTCGAGCTCGTGATCATCGCGGCGGGGCTGCAGCTCGCGGCCACGTTCCGGCCCGAGGGCGACTTCGCGAGATTCTGGATCGAGCTCGCCGGCGCGGAGGCCCCGACCGTGACCTTTCTCGAGGCGCTGCTCTATCCGCTGGCGATCTCGGCGATCGAGCCGCTCTTCGTCGCGGGCGGCTTCGCGCTCTACGTGAACCGGCGCATCTGGCTCGAGGGCTGGGACATCGAGCTCGCGTTCCGAAAGCTCGAGCAGCGCGCGGCTGAGGAACCGCCGCGCGCGTCCCGCGGAGGGGCGATCTCGCTCGGCGTGCTGGTGGCCACACTGCTGCTTCCGCTCGGCGCGGCGGCACAGCCGGAGGCGGAAGAGCCGACCAGCTGCGAGGCGCCCGGCCCCGAGGGGGCGGGCGCGTGCATCGACGCGGTGCTCGCCGCAGAGGAGTTCGCGACGATTGAGCGCGTCGAGATCTGGCTGCCGAAGGCGAGCGAGTCGAGCGCAGACGGCGAGCCGGGCTGGCTTGCGCGGCTCGGTCTCTGGCTGGGCTCGGTCGCGGCCGGGGTGCTCCGCGTCGGCGCGTGGCTCGCGATCGCGCTCCTGGTCGGAGCGCTCGCGATCGCGATCCTGCGCTCGCTTCGCAGATCCGGGCGCGCCGGAGCCGACGAGGCGGAACGGCCGCGCGAGCCGCGCTTCGCGCGCGATCTGCGGCCCGAGTCTCTTCCCGCGGACGTCGTCGCCGCGGCGCGAGCGCGTTTCGAGAGCGGGGACACGCGCGGCGCACTGTCGCTGCTCTATCGCGGCGCGCTGATCCACCTGGTGCGCGGCAGAGGCCTGCGCATTCCCGAGAGCGCGACCGAGGGCGAGTGCGAGCGCATCGCGAGCGAGGCGCTGCCGCCGGCGCTGGCGGGCGACTTCGCGGATCTCTCGCGGGCCTGGGTCTTCTGCGCGTACGCGCATCGGGCGCTGCCGGCGGCGGAGTTCACGCAGCTGTGTCGGCGCTGGAGTCCGCACCTGGGAGGCGCGGCGTGA